Part of the Labilibaculum antarcticum genome, AGGCTTTCGAAGAATTGAATTGGAAGGCGCAGGATTATTCTGTGTTGGATTTGATTTTTGGAGAGGAAAAAACGACAAAGAGAATTTACGGCAAAGAGAATAAAGATTTTACAATCTTCACGCCCCAAATGAGAGAGGCAATCAGAAAATACATTAGCTGCGAAAATGCAAATTTGATAGTGACGGGAGCTTATGTGGGTACAGATTTGGAATTGTGTGGCGATACTTTGGCAAAATCTTTTGCCGAGGATGAATTGCATTATCAGTTCAGAACCAATCATGCAAGCAAATTGGGGAGGGTATCGCATACAAACGATGTGAGAAATAATTTTACAGGAGAATATCAATTTGAAACAGGATATTCACCTGATATATATAAGGTAGAAGCACCCGACGCGATTGAACCTAAAGGGGAAGACGCGAAAGTTCTTCTTCGTTATTCAGGAAATAATAAAAGTGCCGGTGTATTGTATGATGGAAACTATCAATCTGTAATTTTAGGATTCCCATTTGAAACACTGGAAACGAAAGAGCATCGAAATGAATTGATGAAACAGATGCTCCAATTTTTTAATCAGTAAGAAAAATAATAAAAATACAATAATTACTATGAACGAAAAGGTGACATGTTTTATTCCTTTTGGAACAAAGGAAGAGACCGAAATAACAATTAATGAGCTGATAAAATCAGATTTGGTAGCTGCGATTTATGTGGTAGGTGGCGATGAAGAATTAGAGGCTGAAGGTATTAATGTTTTAACATTGGAATCACTAACGCACGGAAAAACGATTCATGCAATTGCTGAGAAAACAGATTCTGAATATGTTTTTATCTACACAAAAACAAGTGCCTTAACTTTGGGACAATTGGCTTTGGATCGGTTTCTGAAGGTAGCCAAGGATACGAATAGTGGTTTGGTGTATTCAAATTATCGTGCGATAAAAGATGGCGTGGTTGAAAATTGCCCGGTAATCGATTATCAGGAAGGAAGTTTGAGGGATGATTTTAATTTTGGATCGGTTCTTTTTTATGATGCCAAAGTGTTAAAAGAAGCCGTGAAGGATGTCGATACTTCTTTTCGTCATGCAGGATTGTATGAATTGCGTTTGGCAGTATCTGCCCGTTCTGAATTCATGAGAATTCCGGAAGTATTGTACACCGAAGAAGAATTGGATACAAGAAAATCTGGAGATAAAATTTTCGATTACGTTGATCCTAAGAATCGCGCAGTACAAATTGAAATGGAGATTGCCTGCACCGAACATTTGAAGAGAATTGGAGCTTTTTTAGCACCAAATTTTGACAATGTTGCATTTGATGAGGGTGATTTTAAAGTGGAAGCTTCTGTCATAATTCCGGTTCGTGATCGTGTAAAAACTATCGAGGATGCAATTAAATCTGTCTTGGCTCAAAAAGCAGATGTTGATTTCAATTTAATTATCGTGGATAATTACTCTACGGATGGAACGACTGAAATTATTCAGAAATATGCAGCTATAGACAATCGTATCATTCACATTATTCCGGAACGAAAAGATTTGGGAATTGGTGGCTGTTGGAATGAGGCGGTAGCTCATGAGTCTTGCGGTAAATTTGCCATTCAGTTGGATAGCGATGACTTGTATGCCGGTGAAAGCACTGTGCAGAAAGTAGTTGATGCATTTTACAGTCAGAACTGTGCTATGGTTGTGGGAACTTATCAGATGGTGAACTTCGCATTGGAAGAAATTCCTCCTGGAATCATCGATCACAAAGAGTGGACACCGGAAAACGGAAGAAATAATGCGCTTCGTATTAATGGATTGGGAGCTCCTCGTGCATTCTATACTCCGGTATTGCGCAAGAATCCGATTCCTAATGTAAATTACGGTGAAGATTACGCTTTGGGATTAGCCATTTCGCGTAATTACCAGATTGGCAGAATTTACGATTCAATTTATATGTGTCGTCGTTGGGATGATAATTCTGATGCTTCTTTGGATATTGAAAAGATGAATACGCACAATACCTACAAAGATCGTATTCGTACCATCGAATTGAAAGCTAGAAAATTGTTGTGCAAAAAGTAGATTAAAGCACATGATTTAGACTCTGTGATCTCCGTGGTAAAAAATAGTTTAACCACCGGGAGCACAGAGATTCACAGAGAAAAAAAAGGAATACAAGCGTTATTTTTGTGAGAAAATTGATGAAAAATAATCATATGAAGCAAGTTTTTCAAATTTTAGTGGTGTTGCTGATTTCGTTAAGCTCTTGCCAGGGAAAGAAATCCCAACAAGAGGTGAAGGAATCTGTTCAACTTTTAGATTCTACAGATCAGGCAATCTTTAATTCCATTCGGGAAATTGCAGGATCGATGTCCATCGATTCATTGTCATTGGACGATCGGGTAGTTGAAGTGGCAAAAATGTTTATGCAAACAGCCTATGTTGGTGGCACTTTGGATGGGAATGAGAAAGAACAGCTGGTTGTTAATTTTCGGGAGTTGGATTGTACTACTTATTTGGAGAATGTAGTCGCTTTATCAAAAGCACTATCCAACGATTCGCTTACGACTGATGATTTTTTGAATGAACTTGAAAATCTGCGGTACCGAAATGGCAAATTGACTGATTATTCTTCGCGATTGCATTATTTTTCCGATTGGATTTATGAAAATGAAAAGAAGGGAATTGTAAAAAATATGACAGCCGAAATTGGTGGCGAAAAGTACAACAAAGCAATCAATTTTATGAGTACGCATGTCGATTCCTATCCTGCTTTAAAAGCGGATACTTCATTGGTAAAAGAGATCCGGAATACCGAAAATGAAATCAATAAAAGAGAATTGTTCTATATCCCGGAAACAAAAATCCAACAGCTTGAGGATCAAATTCAAAATGGGGATTTAATAGCCATTACTACCAAAATAGAAGGATTGGACATATCTCATGTTGGTATTGCAATTCATGTGAACGACAGATTGCACTTGATGAATGCTTCAAGCAAGGCTAAAAAAGTGATGATTTCAGATATTCCTTTGGCTGATATGCTTTTGAATAACAAATTTCAATCAGGCATCATGGTTGCCCGATTAAAATAACCTGACAGAGTCGAAGACCTGTCAGCGTTAGTATTGGTAGAATTAGAAAAGGAGTAAAGATTTTTTTGTTTGATATTGGAAAAGAATGAATGTAAACAGCATAAATAAATTAGAGAATTTATTGGAGGAGAAATCTTCCACACAGATATTAGGTGATTTTCTGAACGATCAGCTTAAAAATTGGCCTTTGGCAACAGGAAATTACAAGGGATTGGAAAAAGTGGAAGAGAAAGAATTTCAATTCGGTAATTTCAAGATCAAAGTTCAGTTTAATCCTGAAAGAATCAGATCATCTGCAGCGAAAGTAGATCAAAAGAGCATCGAAAATCGGGCTTGCTTTTTGTGTCTCGATAAACTTCCTAAAGAACAAGGTGGTATCGCTCAAGGCAATGATTTTGTGATTTTGGTAAATCCGTTTCCAATCATTCCACAACATTTTACCATTCCAAAAATCGATCATGTCGATCAGAGCTTTGTGGAGAATGTGTCAGGAATGTTGTCTTTGGCTAAAAACATGCAAGGATATACTTTATTTTATAACGGACCAAAGTGTGGCGCATCAGCTCCCGATCACATGCATTTTCAGGCAGGCAACAAAGATTTTATGCCTGTAGAAACGGAATATGCCGTTTTGAAAAATTTGCAATCGGAACTTTTAAGCAATTCAGATCAATTTGAGATGAGATCTTTCCCAAATTATCTTAGGAAAATGATTTCCATAGAGTCAGCAAGTGAAAAAGAAATGGAGAAAGCCGTTTCTGTTTTCTATAAGATTTTTGCAAATATGCAGCCCGAGGAAAAGGAACCTATGCTGAATGCCATTTGCTCTTTTGTAGAGGGAAAGTATATCATGCATTTGTTTCCACGAAAACTGCATCGTCCATCGCAATATTTTGCCGAAGGCGATGATCAATTGCTGATAAGTCCTGCATCAGTCGATTTTGGAGGTGTGTTTATCACTCCTCGTCGCGAGGATTTTGAGAAAATTACATCCGAGGATATTATTGATATTTTCAAGCAAGTAAGTGTTGACGATGAGTTTTTTAAGAAACTATGTGCTTCGGTTAAAGATAATGTAATCTGAAACGTTGCTTTTTCGAACGGGGAATTGAAATGTAAGGCGAGGGACTGTTAATGTAACAGAAGGGAGCAGGAATGTAAGCTGAGGGGCTGTTAATGTAGTAGAAGGGAGCACGAATGTAAGTCGAGGGATTGCAAATGTAATTCAAGGGAATAGGAAGGTAAGGTGAGGGACTACAATTGTAAATAGCTCTTTTTCAAATCAAACTCTAAGTAATTAAAAGAAACATGACCAATACCATACGACAATATCACGACAAGGATTTTGATGAAGTTTTGGCTTTGTGTCAAAACACTTACAAGTTCGATTCTCTTACCAAAGAGCTACTCCATGAGAAAATCTACGAAGATCCTTTTTTCGATCCTGATATTATTTGGGTTGCCGTGGAAGGAACTGCTATTGTGGGATTTTTGATGGGAACCATCCGAATGGATATTCGGGGAGTAAACTATGGCTACGTAAAACTGATGGCCGTAGAAGAATCTCATCGAAGAAAAGGAATTGCCAAGAGCATGTATGAGTTGCTCGAAAAAGAATTGCGCTCTCAAAAGGTAGATGTGATGCGTTTAGGTGATGTTCCAATGAATTATTTTATGCCGGGAATTGATCCAAGATACACCCCGGCACTTTGTTTTGCCATGCGAATGGGATTCAATCGATTTATGGATACGTCCAATCTTGTAGTCAATTTATTGGTTCGGGAATGGATTGATGAAAAGAAAATAATGGCTTTAAAATCGGATGATATTGAAGTTTGTCGTGCAACAATAGAAGACAAGGATGAATTGATGGATTTTGTGGCTGAGGAATGGAAATTGTGGCAATTTGAATTGAAAATGGCCTACAAATTGAATCCTGTTGCGATTCATGTTGCTAAGTTGAATGGAAAAATAAAAGCATTCTCGGCACATAGCGCAAATAATAAAGGATTGCCATGGTTTGGTCCTATGGGAACACATCCCGATTTGCGCGGGAAAGGAATGGGAAAAGTGTTGTTGTATCGCTGTCTGGAAGATTTGAAAAATCTGGGCTACAAAACAGCAATAATTCCATGGGTAGGACCAATCGATTTTTATTCTCACCATGCAGGAGCAGTTGTCGAAAGAGTATTCTGGAGATATGAGAAGAAGCTGGCTTACTAAAATTAGAAAAAATAAGATTAGAGGGATGATGTTTTGAGAAAATCTCATGTCTCACATCTAAAAATTATAAAATGAACGAACCACAATTACGGGTAGGTATCATGTACGAGCCTAAAATTTCATTTACACTAAATGGAATTTACATACTCCAGCAAAATGGAAAAGAATATACAGGAAAGCAAAGCGCCAGCTATGTCAATGATAAGATAGCTTTTGACGGTCTTGTAAATGAAGAACTGGTTTTCTATCCTAAATTCTACGAAGAAGGATCTTTCGATCTTTTCGATGTAACCATTGGTATCAAATTTC contains:
- a CDS encoding glycosyltransferase family 2 protein; this translates as MNEKVTCFIPFGTKEETEITINELIKSDLVAAIYVVGGDEELEAEGINVLTLESLTHGKTIHAIAEKTDSEYVFIYTKTSALTLGQLALDRFLKVAKDTNSGLVYSNYRAIKDGVVENCPVIDYQEGSLRDDFNFGSVLFYDAKVLKEAVKDVDTSFRHAGLYELRLAVSARSEFMRIPEVLYTEEELDTRKSGDKIFDYVDPKNRAVQIEMEIACTEHLKRIGAFLAPNFDNVAFDEGDFKVEASVIIPVRDRVKTIEDAIKSVLAQKADVDFNLIIVDNYSTDGTTEIIQKYAAIDNRIIHIIPERKDLGIGGCWNEAVAHESCGKFAIQLDSDDLYAGESTVQKVVDAFYSQNCAMVVGTYQMVNFALEEIPPGIIDHKEWTPENGRNNALRINGLGAPRAFYTPVLRKNPIPNVNYGEDYALGLAISRNYQIGRIYDSIYMCRRWDDNSDASLDIEKMNTHNTYKDRIRTIELKARKLLCKK
- a CDS encoding N-acetylmuramoyl-L-alanine amidase-like domain-containing protein, whose product is MKQVFQILVVLLISLSSCQGKKSQQEVKESVQLLDSTDQAIFNSIREIAGSMSIDSLSLDDRVVEVAKMFMQTAYVGGTLDGNEKEQLVVNFRELDCTTYLENVVALSKALSNDSLTTDDFLNELENLRYRNGKLTDYSSRLHYFSDWIYENEKKGIVKNMTAEIGGEKYNKAINFMSTHVDSYPALKADTSLVKEIRNTENEINKRELFYIPETKIQQLEDQIQNGDLIAITTKIEGLDISHVGIAIHVNDRLHLMNASSKAKKVMISDIPLADMLLNNKFQSGIMVARLK
- a CDS encoding DUF4922 domain-containing protein, which encodes MNVNSINKLENLLEEKSSTQILGDFLNDQLKNWPLATGNYKGLEKVEEKEFQFGNFKIKVQFNPERIRSSAAKVDQKSIENRACFLCLDKLPKEQGGIAQGNDFVILVNPFPIIPQHFTIPKIDHVDQSFVENVSGMLSLAKNMQGYTLFYNGPKCGASAPDHMHFQAGNKDFMPVETEYAVLKNLQSELLSNSDQFEMRSFPNYLRKMISIESASEKEMEKAVSVFYKIFANMQPEEKEPMLNAICSFVEGKYIMHLFPRKLHRPSQYFAEGDDQLLISPASVDFGGVFITPRREDFEKITSEDIIDIFKQVSVDDEFFKKLCASVKDNVI
- a CDS encoding GNAT family N-acetyltransferase gives rise to the protein MTNTIRQYHDKDFDEVLALCQNTYKFDSLTKELLHEKIYEDPFFDPDIIWVAVEGTAIVGFLMGTIRMDIRGVNYGYVKLMAVEESHRRKGIAKSMYELLEKELRSQKVDVMRLGDVPMNYFMPGIDPRYTPALCFAMRMGFNRFMDTSNLVVNLLVREWIDEKKIMALKSDDIEVCRATIEDKDELMDFVAEEWKLWQFELKMAYKLNPVAIHVAKLNGKIKAFSAHSANNKGLPWFGPMGTHPDLRGKGMGKVLLYRCLEDLKNLGYKTAIIPWVGPIDFYSHHAGAVVERVFWRYEKKLAY